In the genome of Massilibacillus massiliensis, one region contains:
- a CDS encoding efflux RND transporter permease subunit gives MKNFNFASWALHHKQFIYFFIALFFMTGLFSYMNLGRMEDPDFTIKQMVVSVTWPGATARQMEEQVTDKVEKKLQDLPGIDHLNSYSTPGQTIIYVNLKDTVPKKEIRSKWLEARNMVNGMAATLPTGVQAPQFNDRFDEVYGIVYALTSDGYTYEEMREKAEKIRRVFLNVPSVKKVQLLGTQTENIYIEIENNKMAQLGIDPALITSTLQAQNTMSATGMLETETDNVYLRITGMFGQLEDLRTTPITANGRTFRLGDIAKITRSYAEPTDPKFFYNGQSALGIAIAMEPGENILTLGSNLDTTVAKIKKDLPAGLELNQTVNQPKIVENSINEFAKSLLEAIIIIFIVSLLSLGTRSGFVVALCIPLVLAIVFTIMYLMNIELHRVSLGALIIALGLLVDDAMIVIEMMVVKLEQGLDRLSAAAYAYSATAFPMLTGTLITCAGFIPVGFAQGSASEFCATIFSVITIALITSWVVAAMVTPLFGYVFIKTPFNVAVDQHHQIYDTKLYRIFKQTLIYCLTHSKTVLTVTVVLFIASIGLLGSLKEEFFPTSTRSELIVQLKLQDGASLKNTETIANEFAQKLKNDTLIDYYTYHVGEGAPRFVLTFDPTFNKTNFAEFVIVAKDTDARNQLHTKLTKLLDEEFPSVQVHTKVISTGTSADYPVMLRIEGYEHDKVREIAKQVEAIIAARPDTSNVNMNWNEKNKIMHLSIDQDKARSLGITSQALASTLQTQLSGTSITEFREADKTVPLVFRFDAESRNDLSQIKNLSIHIGNGKYVPLDQIVKINFEAEDGLIYRRDLTPAITVRAETKAGVSGDDVTRQVYEDLQEVRDNLPPGYNIKYDGATEESIKATKLLLAPIPAMIIIIMILLMLQLQSIPKMILTLFTAPLGIIGVAVGLFLTGKPMGFVVQLGILALSGIIMRNSVILMDQIDQHLAAGESIWDSIINATVTRLRPILLTAAAAILAMIPLVSNLFWGPLAVAIGAGLFVATVLTLLVLPVMYAVLYKAKPSDEATLDLISSN, from the coding sequence ATGAAAAATTTCAACTTCGCTTCATGGGCACTACATCATAAACAATTTATTTATTTTTTCATCGCACTCTTTTTTATGACAGGCTTATTCTCTTATATGAACTTAGGGCGTATGGAAGATCCTGATTTCACCATTAAGCAAATGGTGGTTAGCGTAACTTGGCCGGGAGCCACCGCCCGTCAAATGGAAGAACAAGTCACCGACAAAGTAGAAAAGAAACTACAAGATTTACCCGGAATTGATCATTTAAACAGCTATTCTACCCCTGGACAAACGATTATTTACGTTAATTTAAAAGATACTGTACCTAAAAAAGAAATTCGTAGCAAATGGTTGGAAGCCCGCAATATGGTGAACGGCATGGCTGCCACTTTACCTACTGGGGTCCAAGCACCACAGTTTAACGACCGCTTTGATGAAGTTTATGGAATTGTCTATGCGCTTACCAGCGATGGCTATACATATGAAGAAATGCGAGAAAAAGCGGAAAAAATCCGTCGCGTTTTCTTGAACGTCCCTAGTGTAAAAAAAGTACAACTCTTAGGCACACAAACGGAAAACATTTATATTGAAATTGAAAATAACAAAATGGCTCAATTAGGAATTGACCCCGCACTAATTACCAGCACCTTACAGGCGCAAAATACTATGTCTGCCACTGGTATGCTGGAAACGGAAACAGATAACGTATACCTACGCATAACTGGAATGTTTGGACAACTAGAAGACCTTCGAACCACGCCTATTACAGCCAATGGACGAACATTTCGCCTAGGCGATATCGCCAAAATCACTCGTTCATATGCCGAACCAACAGATCCTAAATTTTTTTATAATGGGCAATCTGCCTTAGGGATTGCAATTGCCATGGAACCCGGGGAAAACATTCTCACTCTAGGAAGCAATTTAGATACAACCGTCGCAAAAATTAAGAAGGATCTACCAGCCGGGCTAGAGCTCAATCAGACCGTGAATCAACCTAAAATTGTCGAAAATTCGATTAATGAATTTGCAAAATCACTCTTAGAAGCGATTATCATTATATTCATTGTAAGTTTACTTAGTCTCGGCACACGTTCTGGCTTCGTCGTTGCCCTTTGCATTCCACTCGTTCTGGCTATCGTTTTTACGATTATGTATTTAATGAATATTGAATTGCATCGTGTATCGCTAGGCGCACTCATCATAGCTCTTGGCTTACTCGTCGACGATGCCATGATTGTTATTGAAATGATGGTTGTAAAATTGGAACAAGGACTAGATCGTTTGAGTGCCGCTGCCTATGCCTACAGCGCTACCGCTTTTCCTATGCTGACAGGAACGCTCATTACCTGTGCTGGTTTTATTCCTGTCGGGTTTGCCCAAGGCAGTGCCTCCGAATTTTGTGCTACTATTTTTTCAGTTATCACGATTGCCTTGATCACGTCTTGGGTTGTTGCCGCTATGGTAACGCCTCTTTTCGGCTACGTATTTATCAAAACTCCATTCAACGTAGCAGTTGATCAACATCACCAGATATACGACACAAAGTTATATCGCATATTTAAACAAACCTTAATTTATTGTCTAACCCATAGTAAAACTGTGCTAACCGTCACAGTCGTCTTATTTATTGCTTCTATCGGTCTATTGGGATCACTAAAAGAAGAATTCTTTCCTACCTCCACTCGGTCTGAGCTCATTGTACAGCTAAAATTACAAGATGGGGCTTCTCTAAAAAATACCGAAACAATTGCTAACGAGTTTGCCCAAAAACTAAAAAATGACACTTTGATCGATTACTATACCTACCATGTAGGTGAAGGAGCACCTCGTTTTGTCCTGACTTTTGATCCTACGTTCAATAAAACTAACTTCGCTGAATTTGTTATCGTGGCGAAAGATACTGACGCCCGTAACCAGCTACATACAAAACTAACGAAATTGTTAGATGAAGAGTTTCCTAGCGTACAAGTACACACAAAAGTAATCAGTACTGGTACCTCTGCCGATTATCCGGTTATGCTTCGCATAGAAGGCTATGAGCATGACAAAGTGCGCGAAATCGCTAAACAAGTCGAAGCGATCATAGCAGCTCGTCCCGACACCAGCAATGTCAACATGAACTGGAATGAAAAAAATAAAATTATGCATTTGTCAATTGATCAAGACAAAGCACGCAGTCTGGGTATTACTTCCCAAGCTTTAGCATCTACACTCCAAACCCAATTATCTGGGACGAGCATTACCGAATTTCGCGAAGCCGATAAAACCGTTCCATTAGTTTTTCGTTTTGATGCGGAGTCTAGAAATGACCTTTCGCAAATCAAAAACCTTTCGATTCACATCGGCAACGGTAAATATGTTCCACTCGATCAGATTGTTAAAATAAACTTCGAAGCTGAAGATGGACTCATTTATCGTCGCGATTTGACCCCAGCAATTACAGTGCGGGCAGAAACCAAAGCAGGTGTATCCGGTGATGATGTTACTCGACAAGTTTATGAAGATCTTCAAGAAGTACGCGATAATCTACCGCCTGGCTATAACATTAAATACGATGGGGCAACAGAAGAAAGCATCAAAGCTACGAAATTACTGCTTGCACCTATCCCAGCAATGATTATCATCATCATGATTCTTTTGATGTTACAGCTACAAAGTATCCCAAAAATGATCTTAACCTTATTCACAGCGCCGCTAGGTATCATTGGTGTTGCCGTTGGTCTCTTTTTAACGGGTAAACCTATGGGTTTTGTAGTACAACTTGGCATCTTAGCGTTATCCGGGATCATCATGCGTAACTCCGTGATTCTAATGGACCAAATTGATCAACATCTCGCTGCCGGTGAAAGCATATGGGATTCCATCATCAATGCTACAGTAACCCGTTTACGTCCTATTTTACTGACGGCAGCAGCCGCTATTTTAGCGATGATTCCTTTAGTCTCCAATCTATTTTGGGGGCCACTGGCTGTGGCTATTGGAGCTGGTCTGTTTGTCGCTACTGTATTAACGCTACTCGTTTTACCAGTTATGTATGCTGTCTTATATAAAGCAAAACCATCCGATGAAGCCACGCTCGATCTTATTTCATCAAACTAG
- a CDS encoding efflux RND transporter periplasmic adaptor subunit, whose amino-acid sequence MNLLHFLAELPKKQLYYILAVVIGFCLIAGVIFHVNNKTKITIEDRITVRTLTIHTAENAQEYTYAGEVRGRFETQLAFQVTGKIIKRNVELGSKVNAGDTLMQIDAKDIQQTVNSNSAQIASAQSQLSLAESNLTRYRQLLAQGAISQSMYDQYVNAYNVAVAGVNQASSQYTQGANQLDYTVLRADKAGVVSSITAETGQVVSGGQSVITVVQDGEQEVEINVPENRIKELHNAEQIKTIFWALPNVTVDGKIREIAPMADQNTRTFKVRISLINPPPEVKLGMTASIQVAYSSAQQSVTIPLAAVYQDSTTPAVWIVKDDVLTLQPITTGKFGNGTIEVLSGLKQGDCIVIAGVHKLKEGQKVRAGGDSL is encoded by the coding sequence ATGAACTTACTACATTTCTTAGCAGAACTTCCTAAAAAGCAATTGTATTATATTTTAGCTGTCGTAATCGGCTTTTGTCTAATTGCAGGCGTTATCTTTCATGTGAATAATAAAACAAAAATCACCATTGAAGATCGCATCACTGTGCGCACACTTACGATTCACACAGCGGAAAACGCACAGGAATATACCTATGCCGGCGAAGTGCGTGGTCGCTTTGAAACTCAATTGGCATTCCAAGTGACAGGAAAAATTATCAAACGCAATGTAGAACTGGGCAGCAAAGTCAATGCAGGCGACACCTTAATGCAAATCGATGCCAAAGATATTCAACAAACAGTAAACAGTAATTCTGCCCAAATTGCTTCTGCCCAGTCACAGTTATCACTGGCAGAAAGCAATCTTACTCGCTATAGACAACTATTAGCCCAAGGCGCAATTAGTCAATCCATGTATGATCAATATGTAAATGCCTATAATGTAGCAGTTGCTGGTGTAAATCAAGCTTCATCACAATATACCCAAGGCGCTAACCAACTGGATTACACAGTCCTTAGAGCTGACAAGGCAGGAGTCGTATCCAGTATTACCGCCGAAACGGGACAAGTGGTTAGTGGCGGACAATCTGTTATTACGGTAGTCCAAGATGGCGAACAAGAAGTGGAGATCAATGTTCCAGAAAATCGAATCAAAGAACTGCATAATGCAGAGCAAATTAAAACGATCTTTTGGGCACTTCCGAATGTAACTGTAGACGGCAAAATAAGAGAAATTGCTCCTATGGCTGATCAAAATACGCGTACTTTTAAAGTGCGCATCAGTTTAATTAATCCACCACCAGAAGTAAAACTCGGTATGACAGCCTCCATTCAAGTAGCATACAGTTCTGCACAACAATCTGTGACGATTCCTCTAGCAGCCGTTTATCAAGATAGCACTACCCCTGCTGTTTGGATTGTAAAAGATGATGTGCTTACCTTACAGCCAATCACAACTGGTAAATTCGGCAATGGAACGATTGAAGTGCTCAGCGGTCTTAAGCAGGGTGATTGTATTGTAATTGCCGGCGTACATAAACTCAAAGAAGGTCAAAAAGTGAGAGCAGGCGGTGATTCCCTATGA
- a CDS encoding TetR/AcrR family transcriptional regulator — protein MARTPQDPQIRINEILDTADHLFFTKGYQTTTISDIAKKMKVAQGMLYYYFKSKEEILETLLDRHASSLISEIQNIISLNNSPSEKISLTISNVLRKASYKDGLLLNMLYDDQNLHLKVKLFRQLEITLSPWLLKIVEEGIASRTFYIEHPPTAVIYILVIIEFLSEALYNKTAADFLPFRLKMAEVLIEKALGAQEDTIHLTL, from the coding sequence ATGGCTAGAACTCCGCAAGATCCACAAATCCGAATCAATGAAATTTTGGATACCGCCGATCATCTATTTTTCACTAAAGGTTATCAGACAACCACCATTAGCGACATCGCAAAAAAAATGAAGGTTGCACAAGGAATGCTGTATTACTACTTTAAATCAAAAGAAGAAATATTAGAAACACTACTTGACCGCCACGCCTCTTCCCTAATTTCAGAAATTCAAAATATAATTTCTCTTAACAATTCTCCATCAGAAAAAATATCCTTAACAATATCTAACGTACTGCGTAAAGCTAGTTATAAAGACGGATTACTTCTTAATATGCTGTATGACGACCAAAATTTGCATCTTAAGGTCAAACTATTTCGTCAACTCGAAATAACGCTCTCCCCTTGGTTGCTAAAAATCGTGGAAGAAGGAATCGCTAGTCGAACTTTTTACATAGAGCATCCTCCTACTGCTGTAATTTATATTCTAGTGATTATAGAATTCTTAAGCGAAGCGCTCTATAACAAAACTGCTGCTGATTTTCTGCCTTTTCGTTTAAAAATGGCGGAAGTACTGATTGAAAAAGCACTGGGTGCACAAGAAGATACAATCCATCTCACACTATAA
- a CDS encoding enoyl-CoA hydratase/isomerase family protein: MSENAVLFDKEGKIATIILNRPEVMNSMNQELIDGITMALAQASDDKEIKAVVLTGQGKAFCAGGDLNYLLSLTDQISARDFIKKTGNLISIIMEMDKPVIAMVNGVAAGAGFNLALACDIVICAQSARFAQSFAKVGLVPDCGGLYLLPRVVGMHKAKELMFTADILNAETAYGLGIVNKVVSDAELKDTVYEFANRLSDGPSIALSMIKSMVNRSHKLDLESTLEYEADLQAICMQTADHQEGITAFKAKRAPIFQGK, from the coding sequence ATGTCTGAAAATGCGGTGTTGTTTGATAAGGAAGGAAAGATTGCTACAATTATTCTTAATCGTCCTGAAGTAATGAATTCAATGAATCAAGAATTAATTGACGGAATAACAATGGCACTTGCGCAGGCAAGTGATGACAAAGAGATTAAGGCCGTGGTATTAACTGGTCAAGGAAAGGCCTTTTGTGCTGGCGGAGATTTAAACTACCTGCTCTCGCTTACCGATCAAATTTCTGCCCGGGATTTTATAAAAAAAACGGGAAACCTTATATCAATCATTATGGAAATGGATAAACCTGTAATTGCCATGGTCAATGGTGTTGCTGCTGGGGCAGGTTTTAATTTAGCGCTAGCATGTGATATAGTGATTTGTGCTCAGTCTGCACGTTTTGCACAGAGTTTTGCTAAAGTTGGATTAGTGCCTGATTGCGGTGGACTTTATTTATTGCCACGCGTAGTAGGTATGCATAAGGCAAAAGAGTTGATGTTTACAGCGGATATTCTTAACGCCGAAACTGCGTATGGCTTAGGAATCGTCAATAAAGTTGTTAGTGATGCGGAGCTTAAAGATACAGTTTATGAATTTGCAAATCGATTGTCAGATGGTCCATCAATTGCTCTAAGTATGATAAAATCTATGGTCAATCGTAGTCATAAACTCGATTTAGAAAGTACTTTGGAATATGAAGCGGATCTACAAGCTATTTGCATGCAAACTGCAGATCATCAAGAGGGGATAACTGCTTTCAAAGCTAAACGTGCACCGATTTTTCAGGGAAAGTAA
- a CDS encoding radical SAM protein translates to MVDFTFKNVYIEDGRTVLEVNILPEKYCNFDCIFCPIGRSQHKIDIQKSFDNIDNSLAELKKRIEDTNVELVFINSKGEALIHDKISEIIDFIKSKGVLVRLLTNGYLLGREQYIKIANKCDEVIGEIKVITEEEFQKIQRPIAGYTLAEYISNMRSFNQQYRGKFIFEVTLIKGYNDDDKSIFKMKNIIRKIAPNKIIVARMEDERFKKKLGISDEKFEKISKYIHA, encoded by the coding sequence ATGGTTGATTTTACTTTTAAAAATGTTTATATTGAAGATGGAAGAACGGTATTGGAAGTTAATATACTTCCAGAAAAATATTGCAATTTTGATTGTATCTTTTGTCCAATAGGAAGATCGCAGCATAAGATTGATATTCAAAAGTCATTTGATAATATAGATAATTCACTAGCAGAGTTGAAAAAGAGAATAGAAGATACGAACGTAGAGTTGGTTTTCATTAATTCAAAAGGTGAAGCTCTAATTCATGATAAAATTAGTGAAATCATTGATTTTATTAAAAGTAAAGGCGTACTTGTAAGATTACTTACCAATGGGTATTTATTAGGTAGAGAACAATATATAAAAATTGCGAATAAATGCGATGAAGTTATCGGAGAGATAAAAGTAATCACTGAGGAAGAATTTCAAAAAATCCAAAGACCGATTGCTGGCTATACGCTAGCGGAATATATTTCAAATATGCGTTCGTTTAATCAGCAGTATAGAGGAAAGTTTATTTTTGAAGTTACTCTGATTAAAGGCTATAACGACGATGACAAGTCAATTTTTAAGATGAAAAATATTATAAGGAAAATAGCTCCCAATAAAATAATTGTTGCAAGAATGGAAGATGAAAGATTCAAGAAAAAGCTTGGGATTAGTGATGAAAAGTTTGAGAAAATTTCAAAATATATTCATGCATAA
- a CDS encoding pyridoxamine 5'-phosphate oxidase family protein — protein MFREMRREDRKINDDEVKQILENNTYGILSTMCDDGYPYGVPVSYIYLNNAIYFHGAAAGQKFDNIVRNNKVSFCVIGQTRTLPDKFSTKYESVIIFGRAIEIFDNEKDKILSEIINKYSKDYIEEGKIYIRKASKATRVIKISMEHISGKSRK, from the coding sequence ATGTTTAGAGAAATGCGAAGAGAAGACAGAAAAATAAACGATGATGAAGTTAAGCAAATTTTAGAAAATAATACGTATGGAATTTTATCAACTATGTGTGATGATGGGTATCCTTATGGTGTACCGGTAAGTTATATATATTTGAATAATGCAATCTATTTTCATGGCGCTGCTGCTGGACAGAAATTTGATAATATAGTCAGAAATAATAAAGTATCTTTTTGTGTAATTGGACAAACTCGAACTTTACCAGATAAATTTAGTACAAAGTATGAAAGTGTCATTATATTTGGAAGAGCAATTGAGATTTTTGATAATGAAAAAGATAAGATTCTATCAGAAATCATAAATAAATATTCAAAAGATTATATTGAGGAAGGGAAAATATATATTCGAAAAGCAAGTAAAGCTACTAGAGTTATAAAGATTAGTATGGAACATATTTCAGGTAAGAGTAGAAAATAG
- a CDS encoding IS256 family transposase yields MARKNSEQEQLAQEIIAKYQPKSVEDMQNALKDIFGPMFQAMLKGELDHHLGYSSNDRGEKESSNRRNGYSQKTLKSSLGSIPIDVPRDRQATFKPQIIPKHRTNVSDIEQKVLAMYARGLSQRDIAATIEDIYGFEISHEQISIITDKILEELDQWQKRPLNAFYPFVFVDCMYVTIRKDYEVKSCAVYTILGYNMDGHKDILGLWINENESKHTWMQIFDELKARGIQDIGFICMDGLSGLEDGAKAIFKDVNVQRCIVHLIRNSIKYVPSKDYKGFTAQLKKVYGASSLKAAIAEFERFKVAWANYPGAVSVWERNFSHIEQLFNYGSAVRKIMYTTNAIESVNSSFRKVTKKGAFPNENAVLKVLYLRVTELYKKWHDRPVLNWSMVRNQLSIDTRIQPIFQKYEQHF; encoded by the coding sequence ATGGCTAGAAAAAACTCTGAACAAGAACAGCTTGCCCAAGAAATTATTGCAAAATATCAACCAAAATCTGTCGAAGATATGCAAAATGCCTTAAAAGATATTTTCGGACCGATGTTCCAAGCAATGCTAAAAGGTGAATTAGATCACCATCTTGGTTATTCAAGTAATGATCGTGGTGAAAAAGAATCCTCAAATCGTCGTAATGGGTATTCACAAAAAACTCTTAAAAGTTCTTTGGGTTCTATTCCAATTGATGTTCCGCGTGATCGTCAAGCGACTTTTAAGCCACAAATTATACCCAAACATAGAACCAATGTATCTGATATTGAGCAAAAAGTTTTAGCGATGTATGCGCGTGGACTCAGTCAACGAGATATAGCCGCAACGATTGAAGATATCTATGGTTTTGAAATATCTCATGAACAAATTTCAATCATCACAGATAAAATATTAGAAGAGCTCGATCAATGGCAAAAACGTCCCTTAAATGCATTCTATCCATTTGTTTTTGTCGACTGCATGTATGTGACAATTCGAAAAGATTATGAAGTTAAGAGTTGCGCAGTTTATACGATTCTTGGGTACAACATGGATGGTCATAAAGATATCTTAGGATTATGGATCAATGAAAATGAAAGTAAGCATACCTGGATGCAAATCTTCGATGAGCTCAAGGCTAGAGGAATACAAGATATCGGATTCATCTGTATGGATGGATTGAGCGGATTAGAAGATGGAGCTAAAGCAATATTTAAAGACGTAAATGTACAGAGATGTATCGTGCATTTAATAAGAAATTCTATAAAATATGTTCCAAGTAAGGACTATAAGGGATTTACAGCCCAGTTAAAGAAAGTATATGGAGCTTCAAGTTTAAAAGCGGCAATTGCGGAATTTGAGCGATTTAAAGTGGCGTGGGCAAACTATCCTGGAGCCGTTAGCGTATGGGAACGGAATTTCTCACATATAGAGCAGCTTTTTAATTACGGTAGTGCAGTGCGAAAGATTATGTACACAACAAATGCCATAGAAAGCGTGAATTCAAGTTTCCGAAAAGTGACAAAAAAAGGAGCGTTTCCAAATGAAAACGCCGTATTGAAAGTATTGTATTTACGAGTTACAGAACTTTATAAAAAATGGCATGATCGCCCAGTTCTCAATTGGTCTATGGTTCGAAACCAACTTTCAATTGATACTAGGATTCAGCCGATTTTTCAAAAATATGAACAACACTTTTAA